A genomic region of Papaver somniferum cultivar HN1 chromosome 7, ASM357369v1, whole genome shotgun sequence contains the following coding sequences:
- the LOC113299241 gene encoding probable receptor-like serine/threonine-protein kinase At5g57670, with the protein MRHLRKNSFKRLFSFSKLVEDNSNGNKNETKSVLPSTQQSQKPTWTCFSFDEIFDATDGFSKENLVGRGGYAEVYRGVMKNREVIAVKRLTKASTDERKEKEFLQEIGTIGHVHHPNVSSLLGCCLDNGLYLIFAFSLHGSVASALHDENSPLMSWKTRYKIAVGTARGLHYLHKGCQRRIIHRDIKSSNVLLTADYEPQISDFGLAKWLPSQWTHHSVVPIEGTFGCLAPEYFMHGIVDEKTDVFAFGVFLLEIISGRKPVDGSHQSLLSWARPLLMNEGEVEKLIDPRLEGDYDYTQLKRVAFTASLCIRTSATWRPTMNQVLEVMVDEKLIKENLKMPEEEEEEEFWGFEDLECEFGSPFSTSPVNSMSSTCT; encoded by the exons ATGAGGCATCTAAGAAAGAACAGCTTCAAACGTCTCTTTTCATTTTCAAAACTTGTAGAGGATAATAGTAATGGAAACAAGAACGAAACCAAGTCTGTATTACCAAGTACGCAACAATCTCAAAAACCCACATGGACATGTTTCTCTTTTGATGAAATCTTTGATGCAACTGATGGTTTCAGTAAAG AGAATTTGGTGGGGAGAGGTGGGTATGCTGAAGTGTACAGAGGAGTTATGAAAAATAGGGAAGTGATTGCTGTTAAGAGATTAACAAAGGCTTCAACTgatgaaagaaaagagaaagaatttCTACAAGAGATTGGTACAATTGGTCATGTTCATCATCCAAATGTGTCCTCATTGCTGGGTTGTTGTCTTGATAATGGACTTTATCTTATATTTGCATTCTCATTACATGGTTCTGTTGCTTCTGCTCTTCATG ACGAGAATTCGCCATTAATGAGTTGGAAAACAAGGTATAAAATCGCAGTTGGGACGGCACGAGGTCTGCATTATCTGCATAAAGGATGTCAAAGAAGAATAATTCATAGAGATATCAAATCCTCTAATGTTCTACTCACTGCTGATTATGAGCCTCAG ATTTCAGATTTTGGGTTGGCAAAATGGCTTCCATCTCAGTGGACTCATCACTCCGTAGTCCCAATTGAAGGAACATTTGG ATGCTTAGCACCGGAATATTTCATGCATGGTATTGTTGATGAGAAGACTGATGTTTTCGCCTTTGGAGTGTTCTTATTAGAAATCATTTCCGGAAGAAAACCCGTCGATGGATCTCATCAAAGCTTACTTAGTTGG GCAAGGCCACTGTTAATGAATGAAGGAGAAGTAGAGAAGTTAATAGATCCAAGACTGGAAGGAGACTACGATTATACACAATTGAAGAGAGTTGCCTTCACGGCATCGCTCTGTATCCGTACATCTGCTACGTGGCGTCCTACAATGAATCAG GTATTGGAAGTAATGGTGGATGAAAAATTAATAAAGGAAAATTTGAAAATgccagaagaagaggaagaagaagagttttggGGTTTTGAAGATTTAGAATGTGAATTTGGTAGCCCATTTTCGACTTCCCCGGTGAATTCGATGTCTTCGACTTGTACTTAG